The following coding sequences are from one Phycisphaeraceae bacterium window:
- the hemW gene encoding radical SAM family heme chaperone HemW: MISSLYLHVPFCFHKCHYCDFYSLAEPEGRTDRHEPFVRALVSELERAAGDMRIEARTVFAGGGTPTLMSPEVWGLLLYGLDKVLDRSFVKEFTVEANPETVTEELAGTLVAGGVTRFSIGAQSFQPRLLKALERWHDPVNVGRSVRILRSAGVRRLNLDLIFAIPGQTLGELDRDLDEVLALEPEHVSCYGLTYEPNTALTTRLRLGRVRRVEEELERAMYERVLERLGGAGYEHYEISNWARPGERCLHNLAYWQNDNWLGVGPGAASHVDGRRWKNEPHLGRYLSGSPAPPRVDEEELPEHQRRGELLMLRLRLLEGAELGWLGALLPEGDWRWAEIEGLVGMGLLERTETHLRLTGQGLFVGDDVVGRLL; encoded by the coding sequence ATGATTTCGAGTCTTTATCTGCACGTTCCCTTCTGTTTCCACAAGTGTCATTACTGCGATTTTTACAGTCTGGCGGAGCCTGAGGGCCGGACGGACCGGCACGAGCCGTTTGTGCGGGCGCTGGTGTCTGAGTTGGAGCGAGCGGCGGGGGACATGCGGATCGAGGCGAGGACGGTGTTTGCTGGGGGCGGGACGCCGACGCTTATGAGTCCTGAAGTATGGGGCCTGCTTTTGTACGGGCTAGACAAAGTGCTGGATCGTTCTTTTGTGAAAGAGTTTACGGTCGAGGCGAATCCGGAGACTGTTACAGAAGAGTTGGCCGGGACGCTGGTGGCGGGCGGGGTGACGCGGTTTTCGATCGGTGCTCAGAGTTTTCAGCCGCGTCTTCTGAAAGCTCTGGAGCGTTGGCATGATCCTGTGAATGTGGGTCGGTCGGTGCGGATTCTGCGGTCTGCGGGGGTGAGGCGGCTTAACCTGGACCTGATTTTCGCGATCCCGGGTCAGACGCTGGGGGAGCTGGATCGTGATCTGGATGAGGTGCTGGCGTTGGAGCCGGAGCATGTGTCGTGTTATGGGCTGACGTATGAGCCGAACACGGCGTTGACGACGCGGCTGCGGCTGGGGCGGGTGCGGCGGGTGGAGGAGGAGCTGGAGCGGGCGATGTACGAGCGGGTGCTGGAGCGGCTGGGGGGTGCGGGGTATGAGCACTATGAGATCAGCAACTGGGCGCGGCCTGGGGAGCGGTGTCTGCATAATCTGGCGTACTGGCAGAATGACAACTGGCTGGGGGTGGGTCCGGGGGCGGCGTCGCATGTGGATGGTCGGCGGTGGAAGAACGAGCCGCATCTGGGGCGGTATTTGAGTGGGAGCCCGGCCCCGCCACGGGTGGATGAGGAGGAGCTGCCGGAGCATCAGAGGCGTGGGGAGTTGCTGATGCTGCGGTTGCGGCTGCTTGAGGGGGCGGAGCTGGGTTGGTTGGGGGCGTTGCTGCCTGAGGGTGACTGGCGGTGGGCGGAGATCGAGGGGTTGGTTGGGATGGGGCTGCTGGAGCGGACGGAGACGCACCTGCGGCTGACGGGGCAGGGGTTGTTTGTGGGGGATGATGTGGTGGGGCGGCTGCTTTAG
- the secA gene encoding preprotein translocase subunit SecA: MVSKAVSKVFSKLFGSRNQRLVKSYHRRVEQISSHEQATRQLTDAQLRDKTAEFRQRVKDGTPLSSFLPEVMAVAREAMDRAVGLRKTLDPANGFDASQLPENLQPLYHELVEKASALEPEPVIGGEPAPGWLQVEVPNELYDAIRAIYPQSRPPFRARPFDVQLIGGMVLSEGRVAEMKTGEGKTIVAPLACYAACIENHRCHVVTVNDYLVQRDRDWVFPFYYALGLTVGAIHPQHMVPPQLKAQAYHCDVVYGTNSEFGFDYLRDNMKLSTQEQVQKRRDFCIVDEVDSILIDEARTPLIISGPAHDQQPRYALADQMARHLIQCQKQWDAADEKVQAANRRIKGLEGDIRNSRDKDKIAEMKAEMKDLAKQVPILEAQRDQHTQYYEVNRERKATYLTHEGIEEAQKQADVGSFYVGTNMDLPHLLENALRGHVIYERDKEYVVQNGEVVIVDEFTGRLMVGRQWSDGLHQAIETKEGVTVKQETQTMATVTLQNFFKLYKRLAGMTGTAITEATEFREIYELDVVCIPTNREIARHDREDLIFLSSKDKWNAIVDEIKRVHDYGRPVLVGTTSVEKSEMLSKLLNQKHAIKHEVLNAKQHEREAHIVEAAGELGAVMIATNMAGRGTDIKLRAIDRANLVRHWQLRNLLPKQAAAEMTDDELINLAYRHQAATELGLKKRDLEELPDDQLRLKLFRHWCLTDAFLEEKRVEKMDLDDCTKALDELPDYVKHRLQIWTHAEKMGGLHIVGTERHEARRIDNQLRGRAGRQGDNGSSRFFISLEDDLMKLFAGKTTMMALSKLGMKEGDAIEHSWVTKSVERAQRKVEERNYQIRKQLLEFDELMEHQRNTFYDLRQRVLEGTAIRDLIFEYFEDAIEDAVGLYLDPEFRRGQVAEWCRTNLEFSIDPARIHLDSQDDLEASIRNGAINESRDTINVTLGEYMPDEHNPSTWDAKALSAWAMSRFQVNLPISRIEKMSAEEVRDQLKEAAAEQVDKRDLSKLAIYLNARFGYEKLAEWANAKFEIKIDIDDIFEQEFDDTVDHILEKAKHAYSEREIVYPVEYHLEAVYQGALQDQRWALDRLLELANNRYGLDWNDETIGAMSAQEIYDKLMDTAQGWLRDGRLEEYLDQQISQRNADPKEVAAWVRERFGVEVLPDELEQADNIADFLNPRCRETLRSELTQLERFVLLQILDQAWKDHLYGMDTLKDSINLRGYAEKDPRIEYKREGAKQFREMQAGVRDRVVELIFRAKLTPNVKLRNVYGDQQAVHPTAQSAMAATPAGAGNPADAAMGAAGPGGMGGGAVSAETEQRLKERAAQLRDQADNTTAPLNRKQRRARGKGKK, translated from the coding sequence ATGGTTTCCAAGGCCGTCAGCAAGGTCTTCAGCAAGCTCTTCGGCTCCCGCAACCAGCGCCTCGTCAAGAGCTACCACCGCCGCGTCGAGCAGATCAGCAGCCACGAGCAGGCCACCCGCCAACTCACCGATGCCCAGCTCCGCGACAAAACCGCCGAGTTCCGCCAACGCGTCAAAGACGGCACACCCCTCAGCTCCTTCCTCCCCGAAGTCATGGCCGTCGCCCGCGAAGCCATGGACCGCGCCGTCGGACTCCGCAAAACCCTCGACCCCGCCAACGGCTTCGACGCATCCCAACTCCCCGAAAACCTCCAACCGCTCTACCACGAACTCGTCGAGAAGGCCTCCGCCCTCGAACCCGAGCCCGTCATAGGCGGAGAACCCGCCCCCGGCTGGCTCCAGGTCGAGGTTCCCAACGAACTCTACGACGCCATCCGCGCCATCTACCCCCAGTCACGACCTCCCTTCCGCGCCCGACCCTTCGACGTCCAACTCATAGGCGGAATGGTCCTCTCCGAAGGACGCGTCGCCGAAATGAAAACCGGCGAAGGCAAAACCATCGTCGCTCCCCTCGCCTGCTACGCCGCCTGCATCGAAAACCACCGATGCCACGTCGTCACCGTCAACGACTACCTCGTCCAACGCGACCGCGACTGGGTCTTCCCCTTCTACTACGCCCTCGGACTCACCGTCGGCGCCATCCACCCCCAGCACATGGTCCCCCCTCAACTCAAAGCCCAGGCCTACCACTGCGACGTCGTCTACGGCACCAACTCCGAGTTCGGCTTCGACTACCTCCGCGACAACATGAAACTCTCCACCCAGGAGCAGGTCCAGAAACGACGCGACTTCTGCATCGTCGACGAAGTCGACTCCATCCTCATCGACGAAGCCCGCACACCCCTCATCATCTCCGGCCCCGCACACGACCAGCAGCCTCGCTACGCTCTCGCCGACCAGATGGCTCGACACCTCATCCAGTGCCAGAAGCAGTGGGACGCCGCCGATGAAAAAGTCCAGGCTGCCAACCGACGCATCAAGGGACTCGAAGGCGACATCCGCAACAGCCGCGACAAAGACAAGATCGCCGAAATGAAAGCCGAGATGAAAGACCTCGCCAAGCAGGTCCCGATCCTCGAAGCCCAGCGCGATCAGCACACCCAGTACTACGAGGTCAACCGCGAACGCAAAGCCACCTACCTCACCCACGAAGGCATCGAAGAAGCCCAGAAACAGGCCGACGTCGGCTCCTTTTACGTCGGCACCAACATGGACCTTCCCCACCTCCTCGAAAACGCCCTCCGCGGTCACGTCATCTACGAACGCGATAAGGAATACGTCGTCCAGAACGGCGAAGTCGTCATCGTCGACGAGTTCACCGGCCGCCTCATGGTCGGCCGGCAATGGTCCGACGGACTCCACCAGGCCATCGAGACCAAAGAAGGCGTCACCGTCAAACAAGAAACCCAGACGATGGCCACCGTCACCCTCCAGAACTTCTTCAAACTCTACAAACGACTCGCCGGCATGACCGGTACCGCCATCACCGAAGCCACCGAGTTCCGCGAAATCTACGAACTCGACGTCGTCTGCATCCCCACCAACCGCGAGATCGCACGACACGACCGCGAAGACCTCATCTTCCTCTCCTCCAAAGATAAATGGAACGCCATCGTCGACGAGATCAAACGCGTCCACGACTACGGCCGACCCGTCCTCGTCGGAACCACCTCCGTCGAAAAATCCGAGATGCTCTCCAAACTCCTCAACCAGAAACACGCCATCAAGCACGAGGTCCTCAACGCCAAGCAGCACGAACGCGAAGCACACATCGTCGAAGCCGCCGGCGAACTCGGCGCCGTCATGATCGCCACCAACATGGCCGGCCGCGGAACCGACATCAAACTCCGCGCCATCGACCGCGCCAACCTCGTCCGCCACTGGCAACTCCGCAACCTCCTGCCCAAGCAGGCCGCCGCCGAGATGACCGATGACGAACTCATCAACCTCGCCTACCGACACCAGGCAGCCACCGAACTCGGCCTCAAAAAACGCGACCTCGAAGAACTCCCCGATGACCAGCTCCGCCTCAAACTCTTCCGCCACTGGTGCCTCACCGACGCCTTCCTCGAAGAAAAACGCGTCGAGAAAATGGACCTCGACGACTGCACCAAGGCCCTCGACGAGCTCCCCGACTACGTCAAACACCGCCTCCAGATCTGGACCCACGCCGAAAAAATGGGCGGACTCCACATCGTCGGCACCGAACGCCACGAAGCCCGCCGAATCGACAACCAGCTCCGCGGTCGCGCCGGACGACAAGGCGACAACGGCTCCTCTCGATTCTTCATCAGCCTCGAAGACGACCTCATGAAACTCTTCGCAGGCAAAACCACCATGATGGCCCTCTCCAAACTCGGCATGAAAGAAGGCGACGCCATCGAACACTCATGGGTCACCAAGTCCGTCGAACGCGCCCAACGCAAGGTCGAAGAACGCAACTATCAGATCCGCAAACAACTCCTCGAGTTCGACGAACTCATGGAACACCAGCGAAACACCTTCTACGACCTCCGACAACGTGTCCTCGAAGGCACCGCCATCCGCGACCTCATCTTCGAATACTTCGAAGACGCCATCGAAGACGCCGTCGGCCTCTACCTCGACCCCGAGTTCCGTCGCGGACAGGTCGCCGAGTGGTGCCGAACCAACCTCGAGTTCAGCATCGACCCCGCTCGCATCCACCTCGACAGCCAGGACGACCTCGAAGCCTCCATCCGCAACGGCGCCATCAACGAATCCCGCGATACCATCAACGTCACCCTCGGCGAATACATGCCCGACGAACACAACCCCTCCACCTGGGACGCCAAAGCACTCTCCGCATGGGCCATGAGCCGCTTCCAGGTCAACCTCCCCATCTCACGCATCGAAAAAATGTCCGCCGAAGAAGTCCGCGACCAACTCAAAGAAGCCGCCGCCGAACAGGTTGACAAACGAGACCTCTCCAAACTCGCTATCTACCTCAACGCCCGCTTCGGCTACGAAAAACTCGCCGAATGGGCCAATGCCAAGTTCGAGATCAAGATCGATATCGACGACATCTTCGAGCAGGAGTTCGACGACACCGTCGACCACATCCTCGAAAAAGCCAAGCACGCCTACTCCGAACGCGAAATCGTCTACCCCGTCGAATACCACCTCGAAGCCGTCTATCAGGGCGCCCTCCAGGACCAACGCTGGGCACTCGACCGACTCCTCGAACTCGCCAACAACCGCTACGGACTCGACTGGAACGACGAAACCATCGGCGCCATGTCCGCCCAGGAAATCTACGACAAACTCATGGACACCGCACAGGGCTGGCTCCGCGACGGCCGACTCGAAGAATACCTCGACCAGCAGATCAGCCAACGCAACGCCGACCCCAAAGAAGTCGCCGCATGGGTCCGCGAACGCTTTGGCGTCGAAGTCCTACCCGATGAACTCGAACAAGCCGACAACATCGCCGACTTCCTCAACCCTCGCTGCCGTGAGACCCTCCGCAGTGAACTCACCCAACTCGAACGCTTCGTCCTCCTCCAGATCCTCGACCAGGCCTGGAAAGATCACCTCTACGGCATGGACACCCTCAAAGACTCCATCAACCTCCGGGGCTACGCCGAAAAAGACCCCCGCATCGAATACAAACGGGAAGGCGCCAAACAGTTCCGCGAGATGCAGGCCGGCGTGCGCGACCGCGTCGTCGAACTCATCTTCCGCGCCAAACTCACACCCAACGTCAAACTGCGAAACGTCTACGGCGACCAGCAAGCCGTACACCCCACCGCACAGTCCGCTATGGCCGCCACCCCAGCTGGCGCCGGCAACCCCGCAGACGCAGCGATGGGCGCCGCGGGTCCTGGTGGGATGGGTGGGGGGGCAGTCAGCGCCGAGACCGAACAGCGTCTCAAAGAACGCGCCGCCCAACTCCGCGACCAGGCCGACAACACCACCGCCCCTCTCAACCGAAAACAACGCCGCGCCCGCGGTAAAGGCAAAAAATAA
- the sucC gene encoding ADP-forming succinate--CoA ligase subunit beta, translating into MNIHEYQARELLQKFGVPVPPGIVVTNPMEAEKAYETLAKRHGATLAVVKAQVHAGGRGKGGGVKLVRSSEEARKAAAAILSKPLITPQTPPEGVPVTKLLVAAGVDIEKEYYLAIAVDRKTGAPVLIASSQGGMDIEQVAHENPDAIIRESISPIAGLAPYQARKIAYQLGFKGQQVRMAGKIMHQLSDLFLKSDCSLAEINPLIVTKATDEHPDGVVMAIDAKLNFDENAMMRQEEIKGYEDPAEVNPDEAHAARFGLSYIKLDGTIGCLVNGAGLAMATMDIIKLHGGEPANFLDVGGSASEEAVTEAFRIILKDPKVDGVLVNIFGGIAKCDTIARAIVVAAKEVGFKVPLVVRLEGTNVEPARKILEAAKKEIPTMQIGADLTDAAKKITGAVAA; encoded by the coding sequence ATGAACATTCACGAGTACCAGGCGCGCGAGTTGCTTCAGAAGTTTGGTGTGCCGGTTCCGCCTGGGATCGTGGTGACGAACCCGATGGAGGCGGAGAAGGCATATGAGACGCTGGCGAAGCGTCATGGGGCGACGTTGGCGGTAGTGAAGGCTCAGGTGCATGCTGGTGGGCGTGGCAAGGGTGGTGGCGTGAAGCTGGTGCGGTCATCGGAGGAGGCACGGAAGGCGGCGGCGGCGATTTTGAGCAAACCGTTGATCACGCCTCAGACCCCGCCTGAGGGTGTGCCGGTGACGAAGCTGCTGGTGGCGGCGGGTGTTGATATTGAGAAGGAGTATTACCTGGCGATCGCGGTGGATCGGAAGACGGGGGCGCCGGTGCTGATTGCTTCGTCGCAGGGAGGGATGGATATTGAGCAGGTGGCGCATGAGAACCCGGATGCGATTATCCGGGAGTCGATCAGCCCGATCGCGGGGCTGGCGCCTTATCAGGCGAGGAAGATTGCTTATCAGTTGGGGTTCAAGGGTCAGCAGGTGCGGATGGCGGGGAAGATCATGCACCAGTTGTCGGACCTGTTTTTGAAGAGTGACTGCTCGTTAGCGGAGATCAACCCGTTGATTGTGACGAAGGCGACGGACGAGCACCCGGATGGTGTGGTGATGGCGATTGATGCGAAGCTGAACTTTGATGAGAACGCGATGATGCGTCAGGAGGAGATCAAGGGTTACGAGGATCCGGCCGAGGTGAACCCGGATGAGGCGCACGCGGCGCGGTTTGGGTTGTCGTATATCAAGCTGGACGGGACGATTGGTTGTCTGGTGAATGGTGCGGGGTTAGCGATGGCGACGATGGACATCATCAAGCTGCATGGCGGGGAGCCGGCGAACTTTCTGGATGTGGGCGGTTCGGCATCGGAGGAGGCGGTGACCGAGGCGTTTCGGATCATTCTCAAGGACCCGAAGGTGGACGGGGTGCTGGTGAATATTTTTGGTGGGATTGCGAAGTGTGACACGATTGCGCGGGCGATCGTGGTGGCGGCGAAGGAGGTTGGGTTCAAGGTCCCGCTGGTGGTTCGGCTGGAGGGGACGAATGTTGAGCCGGCGCGGAAGATCCTGGAGGCGGCAAAAAAGGAGATCCCGACGATGCAGATCGGTGCGGACCTGACGGACGCGGCGAAGAAGATCACGGGCGCGGTGGCTGCGTAG
- a CDS encoding GNAT family N-acetyltransferase, translating to MADVVTVAVCGDELTLATEVTALCMRTWPWDEPVAAEVEARRLIEEAEAYEGPAERGHRYHVIKEGDRVCAVARTFARTIGTVAGRMEVLALSGVVVEEAFRGRGLGAAVVRGALERVDRGVFGFSLFQTGEHNRGFYTRLGAMVVGNEVINSLATEGMRMPAFNPDELVVVYPEKAGWPDGTIDLLGSGY from the coding sequence ATGGCTGATGTGGTGACTGTGGCGGTTTGTGGGGATGAGCTGACGCTGGCGACGGAGGTCACGGCGTTGTGCATGCGGACGTGGCCGTGGGATGAGCCGGTGGCGGCTGAGGTTGAGGCTCGGCGGCTGATTGAGGAAGCGGAGGCGTATGAGGGGCCTGCGGAGCGGGGGCATCGGTATCACGTGATCAAGGAGGGGGATCGGGTGTGTGCGGTGGCGCGGACGTTTGCGCGGACGATCGGGACGGTTGCTGGGCGGATGGAGGTTCTTGCGTTGTCGGGGGTGGTGGTTGAGGAGGCGTTTCGGGGTCGGGGGTTGGGGGCGGCGGTGGTGCGGGGTGCGCTGGAGCGGGTGGATCGGGGTGTGTTCGGGTTTTCGCTGTTCCAGACGGGTGAGCACAACCGGGGGTTTTACACGCGGCTGGGTGCGATGGTGGTGGGTAATGAGGTGATCAACTCGCTGGCGACGGAGGGGATGCGGATGCCGGCGTTTAATCCGGATGAGCTGGTGGTGGTGTATCCGGAGAAGGCGGGTTGGCCGGACGGGACGATTGATCTGCTGGGGTCGGGGTACTGA
- a CDS encoding cysteine--tRNA ligase produces MIKPRFYNTLTHRLEDFQPINPGRVLMYNCGPTVYDYAQIGNFRSFLFADVLRRSLELFGYAVHQVMNITDVGHMTDDRNVDGAGEDKMALAAQRLKASKKQGTANVDDPTDPYQVARYFEQAFLDDARALRLKIADDPESHRPRATDHVSPSMIPMIARLIDNNHAYVADDGAVYFSVENFPDYGQLSGNTLDQLRGGAGGRVSETNQQAKRHPADFLLWKPDHNHLMKWPSPWGTGYPGWHIECSAMARASLNADIIDIHTGGEDNIFPHHECEIAQSRGASGKDRFANYWLHARFLLVDGEKMSKSLGNFYTLRDLTDKSTDGVGGGEGRGVGGGGGVGGVDPAVIRLELMRGHYRKNADFRLKGLEESASAVRRLREAARKLNLTPDTPPAPADHPQLQPFIRALADDLNVAGALAAVFEFITSPQAQNAATQDSADEGGVLAAMDSVLGIIRETESASGIDDQAQQLCAAIDHARATKDFPAADAARAKLQAMGYIVQTTKDGTTAQKKLA; encoded by the coding sequence ATGATCAAGCCCCGCTTCTACAACACCCTCACCCACCGCCTCGAAGACTTCCAGCCGATCAACCCCGGCCGCGTCCTCATGTACAACTGCGGGCCCACCGTCTACGACTACGCCCAGATCGGCAACTTCCGCAGCTTCCTCTTCGCCGATGTCCTCAGGCGCTCTCTCGAACTCTTCGGCTACGCCGTCCACCAGGTGATGAACATCACCGACGTCGGCCACATGACCGATGACCGCAACGTCGACGGCGCCGGCGAAGACAAAATGGCACTCGCCGCACAACGCCTCAAAGCCTCCAAAAAACAAGGTACCGCCAACGTCGATGACCCCACCGACCCTTACCAGGTCGCCCGCTACTTCGAGCAGGCCTTCCTCGACGACGCCCGCGCCCTACGACTCAAAATCGCCGACGACCCCGAGTCCCATCGCCCCCGCGCCACCGACCACGTCTCCCCCTCCATGATCCCCATGATCGCCCGACTCATCGACAACAACCACGCCTACGTCGCAGACGATGGCGCCGTCTACTTCTCCGTCGAAAACTTCCCCGACTACGGCCAACTCTCCGGCAACACACTCGACCAGCTCCGAGGCGGCGCAGGCGGACGCGTCTCCGAAACCAACCAACAAGCCAAACGACACCCCGCCGACTTCCTCCTCTGGAAACCCGACCACAACCACCTCATGAAATGGCCCTCCCCCTGGGGAACCGGCTACCCCGGCTGGCACATCGAGTGCTCCGCCATGGCACGAGCCTCCCTCAACGCTGACATCATCGACATCCACACAGGCGGAGAAGACAACATCTTCCCCCACCACGAGTGCGAGATCGCCCAGTCACGCGGAGCCTCCGGCAAAGACCGCTTCGCCAACTACTGGCTCCACGCACGATTCCTCCTCGTCGATGGCGAAAAAATGTCCAAGTCCCTCGGCAACTTCTACACCCTCCGCGACCTCACCGACAAAAGCACGGATGGAGTGGGTGGCGGCGAAGGTCGGGGGGTAGGGGGGGGCGGGGGGGTGGGGGGGGTGGACCCTGCGGTCATCCGCCTCGAACTCATGCGCGGCCACTACCGCAAAAACGCCGACTTCCGACTCAAGGGCCTCGAAGAATCCGCCTCCGCCGTCCGCCGCCTCCGCGAAGCCGCCCGCAAACTCAACCTCACCCCGGACACCCCACCCGCCCCTGCCGATCACCCCCAACTCCAACCCTTCATCCGCGCCCTCGCCGACGACCTCAACGTCGCCGGAGCCCTCGCCGCCGTCTTCGAGTTCATCACAAGCCCGCAAGCCCAGAACGCCGCCACCCAGGACTCTGCTGATGAGGGGGGGGTTCTCGCTGCCATGGATTCCGTCCTCGGCATCATCCGTGAGACCGAATCAGCCTCCGGCATAGACGATCAAGCCCAACAACTCTGCGCCGCCATCGATCACGCCCGCGCCACCAAAGACTTCCCCGCCGCCGACGCCGCCCGCGCTAAACTCCAGGCCATGGGCTACATCGTCCAGACCACCAAAGACGGCACCACCGCCCAGAAAAAACTCGCCTAA